A section of the Hyalangium minutum genome encodes:
- the rnz gene encoding ribonuclease Z → MTLLRLTFLGTSAAQPTLHRNLSGLAVKADADLLLFDCGEGSQRQMVRYGTGFTVDAVFFTHFHADHYLGIIGFLRTLGMMGRAQPVRLYGPPTAKRVLHQAVHLGVEQLAFPVEIHELKDGDSVRREGYTVHAVGVDHRINALGYVLAEDDRPGRFHLEKAKALGVPPGPDFGRLQKGESVTLPDGTTVRPEDVLGAPRSGRRLVISGDTRPCASLTRAAKDADLLIHESTFSDDEQERALETRHSTAREAARVAHEAGVRRLILTHLSSRHDTDPSKLLVQAREEFKGPVEVAHDGLTVEVPLRD, encoded by the coding sequence ATGACTCTTCTGAGGCTCACCTTCCTTGGCACCTCCGCCGCGCAGCCCACGCTGCACCGGAACCTCTCCGGGCTGGCGGTGAAGGCGGATGCGGACCTGCTGCTCTTCGATTGTGGCGAGGGCAGCCAGCGGCAGATGGTGCGCTACGGCACTGGCTTCACCGTGGACGCCGTCTTCTTCACGCACTTCCACGCGGACCACTACCTGGGAATCATCGGCTTCCTGCGGACGCTGGGGATGATGGGGCGCGCCCAGCCCGTGCGCCTGTACGGCCCGCCCACCGCCAAGCGCGTGCTGCACCAGGCGGTGCACCTGGGCGTGGAGCAGCTGGCCTTCCCGGTGGAGATTCACGAGCTGAAGGACGGGGACAGCGTGCGCCGCGAGGGCTACACGGTGCACGCGGTGGGCGTGGACCACCGCATCAACGCGCTGGGGTACGTGCTGGCGGAGGATGACCGGCCCGGGCGCTTCCATCTGGAGAAGGCGAAGGCGCTCGGGGTGCCGCCGGGCCCGGACTTCGGCCGGCTGCAGAAGGGCGAGAGCGTGACGCTGCCGGACGGCACCACGGTGCGGCCCGAGGACGTGCTGGGAGCACCGCGCAGCGGGAGGCGGCTGGTCATCTCCGGCGACACGCGGCCGTGCGCCTCGCTGACGCGAGCGGCGAAGGACGCGGACCTGCTCATCCACGAGTCCACCTTCAGCGATGACGAGCAGGAGCGGGCGCTGGAGACGCGGCACTCCACGGCGCGCGAGGCGGCGCGGGTGGCGCACGAGGCAGGTGTGCGGCGCCTCATCCTCACGCACCTGTCCAGCCGGCACGACACCGACCCCTCGAAGCTGCTCGTGCAGGCGCGCGAGGAGTTCAAGGGGCCGGTGGAGGTGGCCCACGACGGGCTCACCGTGGAAGTCCCTCTGCGGGACTGA